The Polyangium mundeleinium genome contains the following window.
AACAAATCGGTTCGACGACCAGGCCATGGAAGTGCCTTCCGTTCGCGCAAGGCCTCACAGGCCCCCCCGTGGCGCCGCGCGGGCCCGCGTTCTTCCTGGCAATCCGTTCTTCAACAAACCTCGACGCGGGGACAAGAGATTGCACGCCACCGCCCCCGCGCGGCAAAGCCCTCCCCCGCGGATGCGTCCTTCCACCCCGCGAAGGCACGCCCTCTCCCCGCGAAGGCACGCTCGCTCCCCCCGAAGGCAGGCCATCAACGTGTGACGGCACACGTCGACCCCATGGAGGCACGCACCGACCGCAGGAATGCAGCGCGCCAACGTGTAAATGCACACACTCGCTCCGCCGCGGCAGCCGTTGCCGTCACGAAGGCACAGGGCCGACCCGTGAATGCATACGCGGCTTCGTGCAGGCCCCCGTCAAGACCGGCCGCGACCCTGCCAACCAAACCAGCCGCGTGGCGGGTCCTGCTGGCCCCCCGGCTTCTTCGTCGGCCTGTTTGAAAAGCTGCGCGGAGCGCAGTTTTTCAACCCTGGGTCCAGCCCCTGGCTGGTCCGGGTCCAGGGGTGGACAACCCCTGGTCGGGCCCGGGGTGAAACCCCGGCGCAACGCTCACCCGCGCGTCGCGCGATACAGCATATCGACGAGGCGCGGCGTGCGACCCACGAGCGGGGCGAGGAACTCGAAGACGCTTGGGCGCAGGAGGAGACCGTGCAGCGTGCTGGCGACCAGAAAGCGGGCTGCGAAGGCGCGGGAGAAGGCGCGGGTGTAGGCGCGGATGGGGTCGGGGGAGAAGGTGGCGAGGGCGGCGAGACGGCCGCTGTGGAGGGCGATGGCCATGCCGTCGCCGGTGAAGGAGGGGACGAGACGCGCGGCGTCGCCTGCGAAGAGCAAGGGGACGCCTGTTGTGGGGCAGGCTCGGGCGATGGCTTGGGCGCCGAAGCCGAAGCGCGCGAGGCCTCTTGGTTTTTGCGTGGGCGGCCCGAGGGCGGCGAGGCGCTGCGCGAGGGCGGGGTGGCGGGTGCCGTAGGCTTCGAGGGTTTGCCATCCGGGGCGTGCGTCGCCGTCGAGGAGGGCGCAGATGCCGATGCGACCGTCTTCCACGGGGTTTACGCCGATGTAGCCGCCTGGCACGAGGTAGAGCTCGACGTCGGCTTCGAGTGGCGTGGGCGCGCAGTAGGCCTTGAGGGCGACGAAGGTTGGGCGGTCGGCGTGGGCGCGTGGCAGCGCGAGGGGGGCGTCGAGGGGGGAGCGTTTGCCCATGGCGAGGACGAGGCCCCGCACGGCGTGGGCGCCGGCCTGGCTCTGGATTTCGAGCGCGCGTGGTGGCTTTGGGACCATGGCGCGGACGGGGGTGCGTTCGAGGACGGTTGCGCCTGCGTCTCGCGCGCGACGGGCGAGGAAGGCTTCCAGGGCCGCGCGTGTGAGGCCGAGTGCTGGACGGCCGGGGAGCGTGAGATCGAGGCGCGCGCCGCTCGCGCCGAAGAGGGCCACGCTGCGGAGCGGCGCGGGCTTCAGTGCGGAGGCGAGATCGCCGCAGCCGAGGGCGTCGAGATCCTCTTCGGCTTCGGGCGAGAGGAACTCGCCGCAGACTTTGTCGCGGCCGATCGTGCCGCTCTCCCACACGACGACCTCGCGGCCTCGCTGGGCCGCTGCGATGGCCGCGGCGAGGCCCGCGATCCCGCCGCCGACGATGCCGAGCGGAGGCTTCTCGTTCATTGGCCGGAGGTGGTCTCCAGGAGGCCGATTTCCGCGCAGAATCCTGGGCCGAAGGCCGTGACGAGCCCGAGCGCGCCTGGCCCGAGGGGCCCCTCTTCGTGCAGGAGCTGATCGAGCGCGACGAGCACGGTGACCGAGGACATGTTGCCGTGCTGCTCGAGCGTGTCCCAGCTCGTGCGCGTCACGCTCTTCGGAAACCGCGCGTGATCCTCGAGCGCTTCGAGGACGCGCCGTCCGCCGGGGTGCACTGCGCCGAACGAGAGGCGGCTCGCGTCGGGGACGTCGAACCGGCGGAGCACCCGCGCGAACAGATCCGGCAAACCCCGCTCG
Protein-coding sequences here:
- a CDS encoding NAD(P)/FAD-dependent oxidoreductase, with amino-acid sequence MNEKPPLGIVGGGIAGLAAAIAAAQRGREVVVWESGTIGRDKVCGEFLSPEAEEDLDALGCGDLASALKPAPLRSVALFGASGARLDLTLPGRPALGLTRAALEAFLARRARDAGATVLERTPVRAMVPKPPRALEIQSQAGAHAVRGLVLAMGKRSPLDAPLALPRAHADRPTFVALKAYCAPTPLEADVELYLVPGGYIGVNPVEDGRIGICALLDGDARPGWQTLEAYGTRHPALAQRLAALGPPTQKPRGLARFGFGAQAIARACPTTGVPLLFAGDAARLVPSFTGDGMAIALHSGRLAALATFSPDPIRAYTRAFSRAFAARFLVASTLHGLLLRPSVFEFLAPLVGRTPRLVDMLYRATRG